The DNA window GGATTTGATCCTCTGGGCTCTATGCGATTACCATTCTCCATACGATTCTTCTTGATCGCCATTTTATTTCTTCTATTTGACCTAGAGATTGCGCTTCTTCTCCCTTTCCCTTGAGCCGCACAACTTAACACACCAAGTATTGTAATCTTATGAGCAGCTCTAATTCTAACCCTTCTTACTCTTGGCCTAATTTATGAATGACTTCAAGGAGGCCTAGAATGAGCTGAATGAGTTGTTAGTCTAAACAAGACAGTTGATTTCGGCTCAACAAATTATGGTTAAACCCCATAATAACTCTATGACACTTATCCACTTTAGCTTTTGCTCAGCTTTTATTTTAGGATTAACAGGATTAGCCTTAAACCGCTCTCCTATCCTATCGATCCTATTATGCTTAGAGGGAATACTACTAATATCTATAGATGGTATCGTGCTTACACCACTTCATTTAACTATCTATCTCTCATCCATAATACTATACATTATACTACCTTTTGCAGCACCTGAAGCCGCAACTGGACTAAGCCTTAATAGTGACCACTACACGACTCATGGAACAGATAAATTATTTAGCCTAA is part of the Xenopus laevis mitochondrion, complete genome genome and encodes:
- the ND3 gene encoding NADH dehydrogenase subunit 3 (TAA stop codon is completed by the addition of 3' A residues to the mRNA), whose protein sequence is MTATILMIAMTLSTILAILSFWLPQMTPDMEKLSPYECGFDPLGSMRLPFSMRFFLIAILFLLFDLEIALLLPFPWAAQLNTPSIVILWAALILTLLTLGLIYEWLQGGLEWAE
- the ND4L gene encoding NADH dehydrogenase subunit 4L; the protein is MTLIHFSFCSAFILGLTGLALNRSPILSILLCLEGMLLMSMDGIVLTPLHLTIYLSSMMLYIMLPFAAPEAATGLSLNSDHYTTHGTDKLFSLNLLEC